From the Haladaptatus sp. DJG-WS-42 genome, the window AGCGACCGAAGTCGCCGTTTTCGAGCGCGGCGAGGTTTGCTTCTAAGTCCGTGCGGGTGGGGTTGCCCGTGCGCGAGTACTCGTAGCCGCGGTGGTCGCCGGGGCCGTCTTGGACGTAGGTCGAATTTGCGTGAATCGGCGTCATCAGCGCGCCGGTCTCCTCGTCGGGTTCCTGGCCGGCGTGGATGGCGCGGGTCTCTATGTGTTCGTCCATGCGCGCCACGTGGGGAGCCTGCGGGTTACGTCTACCGTTCTCGTGTGCAACCTATTTGTGGGGATGAGATTCACCACGCTTAAGTTCGGGAACTGGCTGGTGTCGAAGGGTTCAACCAATGGAAATCAGAACGGGACTCTCTTACGGCGACGTGCTCCTCGTGCCACAGCGGTCTCCAGTGGCCAGTCGGAGCGACGTCGATCTCTCGACGCACCTCACGCCGACTCTCGAACTCGACACGCCGCTCGTGAGCGCGGCGATGGACACCGTGACCGAAGCCAAAATGGCAATCGCCCTCTCCGAACTCGGCGGCCTCGGCACCATCCACCGCTTCCTGAGCATCGAAGAACAGGCCGCGCAGGTGCGCGCTGTCAAAGATGCAGGCGAGCGCGTGGCCGTCGCCGTTGGCATCAACGAAGACTTTCTCGAACGCACTGAGGCGTGTCTCATGGCGGGCGCAGACTGCATCATGATGGACGTCGCCCACGGCCACATGGAGGCGTGTCTCGACGCCGCCGCGCGCATCGACTGGGAGTACGACGCCGAACTCGTCGTTGGCAACATTGTGACCGCAGAGGCGGTGCGCGATCTCTACGAAGCGGGTGCAGACGGCGTGAAAGTTGGCGTTGGGCCGGGCTCGCACTGCACGACGCGAAAGGTTGCGGGCGCGGGCAAGCCACAGCTCACGGCCATCGACGACTGTGCCGAGGTTGGCTCGGAGTTGGGCGTCCCCATCTGTGCGGACGGCGGCGTGCGCACCTCCGGCGATGCTGCGAAGGCGCTCATGGCCGGGGCTGACACCGTCATGATGGGCAGTTTCTTCGCCGGAACCGACGAATCGCCGGGCGCGATTGTCACCCACGGAACCCAGCAGTTCAAGCGCACCCGTGGGATGGCGAGTTCGGCCGCTGCGGACGCGCGGACGGACAAAGAAAGCAACCCGAGCGCAGACGAGGGCGTCGATGGACTGACGCCGTACAAAGGGCCGGTTGCGCCGCTCGTCAAAGAGTTCCTCGCGGGCGTTCGCTCTGGCGTGAGCTACTGTGGTGGGCACACCCTCACAGAGGCGCGCAAAAACGCGGAGTTCATCCGCGTCGCCCAGAGCGCCCACGAGCGCGAGGGGGCACACGGGGTTGCACTCGACGTAGAACCGGCAGACGAACAGGCTCCCGTCCCGCCACTGCAGTAGCGCCGCCGGACGGAACGGGAACGCACGTTTTATTAGTCCGACCGGATAAGATTGGCCCACGACTATGCCGAACTCACACGGGCCTCTCAGTCACACCCGGCACAAACTTTCGAACAAACCACGAGAGCGCGGTACGTCGCCGCCACAGCGCTCGGTCCAGCAGTTCGAAGCTGGCGAGAAGGTGCACATGCACATCGACCCATCCGTCCCGAAAGGACGCTTCCACCCACGCTTCAACGGCCACACTGGCGAAATCATCGAACAGCAGGGCCGCGCGTACAAGATCGAAATCAATGACGGTGGAAAGCGGAAAACCATCATCGCGAAGCCCGCTCACCTCCGCCGTCAGAAATGACCATCTTCAAAGAAAAGCTCGACGAGGAGTATCTCACCATCTCCGAGGCGAAAGAACTCCTCGCCGACATCGAGATGGAGCGCGCCGCGGACGAAGAGCGTGAGATGCGCTACGAACTCGCGCGTGCAATCGAGCACGTAAACCGCTTTGCCGTCCTCTCCGCCGAGGACGCAAACGAGCTCGTCGCAGAGCTTGAGGAGCTCGAGAAGGTCGCAGAGCCAACCGCGTACAAAATCGCAGACCTCCTGCCACGCGACCGCGACGAACTGCGCGCCATCTACGCCCAAGAACGCTATGCGCTTTCGGGCGACGAACTCGACGAGATCCTCAACATCGTCTCGAAATACGTCTAAGTGGCGACTATTTAAGTTCGCCACCGTCGTACGGTTTTTCATATGAGCGATACCGAGAGCGGTGATGTCACGACAGCCGTTATCCTCGACTACCTCCCCCACGGAAAGAGTGGCGACGACCGGCCGAGCTATCAGAAGCCGGCTATCGCGTACGCGCTCACCGAGGCGACGTTCGACCTCGTTGAATGTACACTCACTGAGGGTGCAGACCTGAACATCGGTGACCGCGTCACAATCAAGCCACAGGACGAGCAGGTGGAGTCGGTAACGCACGTCGAGTACGACGACCTGACGGGCGCGTCGCGCGCAGAACTCGAATACGTCGTCCGCGACATCGTCGAAAACAACGAACAGCGGTTCGTGGATTTCTACAACGACGCCCAGCCAATCTCGCTGCGCCTCCACCAACTCAACTTGCTTCCTGGCATCGGGAAGAAACTGCGCAACAATATCTTAGAGCAACGCAAACGCGGCCCCTTCGAGAGCTTCGAAGAGCTAGAAGAGCGCGTAAAGGGCCTGCATAAGCCAAAAGAGGTGCTCGTCGAACGCATCTTAGAAGAACTCCACGACGACGACCTGAAGTACAAGGCGTTCGTCCGCCGAGAGAACTGAAGGCTTTAGATACGGGCGGCCGCCTACTCGCCTACAACCAATGACGAACGCAGATGAGAACTCGACGCGCGCCGAACAGACCGGCCATCGACAGGCACGCGCACTCATCAAGCGGGCAGGCGTCCGCGCGGACACGAACCAAGACCAGCACTTTCTCGTAGACGACAGGGTTCTCGACAGGCTCCCGAGCCACGCGACCGAGGCGGGTATCGACTGCTCGCACGTGCTCGAAATCGGGCCCGGCGCGGGCGTCCTCACCGACCGCCTGCTTGCCGTTGCGGATAAAGTGACGGCCGTCGAGCGTGACAAGCGCTTCGCAGAATTTCTGCGTCGGGAATTTTCGGACGAAATCGAGGCGGGCAAACTCACTCTCATCGAAGGCGACGCCCTCGACGTGGAACTGCCAACAGACGTGACGGCCTCGATCTCGAATCTCCCGTACAGCGTCTCCAGTGAGCTTTCCTTCCGATTGCTCCCGCGCGATATCCCACTCATCTTGATGTTCCAAAAGGAGTTTGCAGAGCGCATGGCCGCAGAGCCAGCCACCGACGAGTACGGCCGATTGTCGGTGACTGCGGGTCACTACGCCGACATCGAAGTTGTCGAGTCGGTTCCAAAATCCGCCTTCTCGCCGCCACCACAGGTCGAGAGCGCAATCGTCCGGGCGATGCCGCGAACCCCGGAGTACGAAGTGCCCGACGATGAGTTCTTTTTGAACTTCGTGACCGCGGTGTTCACCCAGCGGCGCAAGACGATGCGCAATGCGGTACGGAACACGGCCCATATCTCACACCTCGGTGACCCGAAGGCCGTCGTCGCGGCGGCCGACGAAGAGCTGATGAGCATGCGCGCTGGCAAGGTCACCCCGGCACAGTTCGCTGAACTTGCGACGCTCGCCTACGAGGTGGGCAACCCCGACGTATGAGCTTTCACACGCCCTTCCTCGTGTGGCTTGAATCGCTGTTTTTGACTCCCGAGTCGAAAATCGCGGGGACGGTCGCCGTCGTCGTCGGGCTAGTCGTTGGTGGGTTGGTGTTGCGAAAAGCCGGAACTCTGCTCAAACAACGCTACGGTTCGTGGCAGGTCGAAGTCGCCCAGATTACCGTCGGCGGCGCACTCATGACTGGGTCGGTGCTCATCTTGGTCAGCATCTGGGGGGCAACCGCTCAAGTCGTCTCCGCGCTCGCCGTGCTCAAACTCTCTGGTGAGGATAGCGTGTTGGTGCTGTTTACCGTCATCTTGTTCATCACGGCGGTTGCGCTCATGCGCGCGCTCAAACATCTGGTGGACAAGTTCGTCGACGAACACGATGCGGTCACCGACCACCAGCGACAGATGGCCAATCGTACGATGCAGGTCATCATCTTCGCGCTCGCGTCACTCGTCGCGCTCTCGTTGTGGGGTATCGACATCCAGAACCTCCTGCTCGGCGCTGGCTTCCTCGGCTTGGTGCTCGGGCTTGCCGCCCGTCAGACGCTCGGCTCCGCGCTCGCGGGCTTTGTCTTGTTGTTCAGCCGCCCCTTCGAGGTGCGTGATTGGGTTGAGATTGGCGACTATGAAGGAATCGTCACGGACATCACCATTGTGAATACCCGCATCCGGACGTTCGACGACGAGTACCTCATCATCCCGAACGACCAGGTGACGGGCAACGAAGTGGTGAACAAATCGCGTCGCGGACGGCTTCGTGTCACCATAGACGTGGGCGTCGATTATGAGACGGACGTAGACCACGCCGTCGAAGTCACAACCGAGGCGATGAGTGGCCTTGACGAGATTCGCTCGGTGCCGAGCGCCCACGCCGTGCTCAAGTCGTTCGGTGATTCTGCGGTTATCCTCGAACTGCGCTTTTGGATTGATAACCCCACGGCGCGCAAGAAGTGGGACGCACAAACTGCGGTCATCAGCGCCGTAAAACGTGCCTTCGACGCCGAAGGCATCAAAATCCCGTTCCCACAGCGCGAACTCATGGGTCGGTCTGAGGCAGGCGGTTTTCGCGTCAGCGACGAAGCCCCACCAACGACGGGCGTCGCTGAATCGGCGCCGACGGAAGCGGAGGCTGACGGTGGTGCTGACGATACGGACGCTGACGACACGGAGGACGAACAATGAAAGACCTCGCAGAACGCCGCGGTGTCGAGACGGAGGTGTACCAGCCAGCCGAAGATTCGCAGCTGCTCGCTGAAGCGGCGGTGGCACACGTCACGCCCGACGACGTGGTGTTAGAAGTTGGGACCGGCTCTGGCTACGTGGCCGCCACTATCGAACAGGAAGTCGGTGCGCGCGTCGTCGGCTGTGACCTGAACCCCCACGCCTGCGAGCAAGCGCGCGAGCATGGGGTCGAAGCCGTGCGGATGAATCTGACCGACGGCTTTCGTGACGGCGCGTTCGACGTGGTGGTGTTCAACCCGCCGTACCTCCCGACAGACCCCGACGAAGCGGGCGACGATTGGATGGAAGTCGCACTCTCCGGCGGCGAGAACGGCCGTGAAGTTATCGACCCGTTTCTCGAATCGGTGGGGCGTGTGCTCGCGCCAGACGGCTACGTGCTGTTGCTCGTGAGCACGCTCACGAATCTCGAAGCCGTGCGTGACACCGCCGCTGGCGTCGGCTTTTCAGCAGAGACTGTTCACGAAGAGTCCTACCCCTTCGAGCGGCTGACCGTCGAACGACTCAGCAGAAAATAATAACTCAAAGTAATTTGTCGAAGTAGTAAATATTAAACAGCAGCATATCTTTTAGCCGAGTGAATGACAGAGTTCGTCGCTACAACACCGGGGCTCTTCCCGCTGCCCGACTGGGCGAAAGATGAGCTATCTGACCTGAAAGGTCACCAGAAAGAAGACCTCGTCTCGGGGAACGAAGGCCCTGAAATCACGGCCGTTATCGACCGTGCCCGCACCGCCGTCATAGAAGACCAACAGAACGCTGGTCTCGACCGCACCGTCGAAGGCCAACTTCGGTGGGACGACATGCTCGCCCACCCACTCGCCGTCCACGAAAACGTCGAAACCCACGGCATCGTCCGCTATTACGACAACAACAACTTCTACCGCGACCCCGTCGTCACGGGCGAACTGACCTTCAGCGGCGACGTTGCAGCTGAACTCGACGCAACCGCAGAGCAAGCAGACAATCTGCAAGCGGTGCTTCCCGGCCCGTACTCGCTCTGTGACCTCGCAACGAACGAGTAC encodes:
- a CDS encoding guanosine monophosphate reductase — translated: MEIRTGLSYGDVLLVPQRSPVASRSDVDLSTHLTPTLELDTPLVSAAMDTVTEAKMAIALSELGGLGTIHRFLSIEEQAAQVRAVKDAGERVAVAVGINEDFLERTEACLMAGADCIMMDVAHGHMEACLDAAARIDWEYDAELVVGNIVTAEAVRDLYEAGADGVKVGVGPGSHCTTRKVAGAGKPQLTAIDDCAEVGSELGVPICADGGVRTSGDAAKALMAGADTVMMGSFFAGTDESPGAIVTHGTQQFKRTRGMASSAAADARTDKESNPSADEGVDGLTPYKGPVAPLVKEFLAGVRSGVSYCGGHTLTEARKNAEFIRVAQSAHEREGAHGVALDVEPADEQAPVPPLQ
- a CDS encoding 50S ribosomal protein L21e, whose product is MPNSHGPLSHTRHKLSNKPRERGTSPPQRSVQQFEAGEKVHMHIDPSVPKGRFHPRFNGHTGEIIEQQGRAYKIEINDGGKRKTIIAKPAHLRRQK
- a CDS encoding RNA polymerase Rpb4 family protein, translating into MTIFKEKLDEEYLTISEAKELLADIEMERAADEEREMRYELARAIEHVNRFAVLSAEDANELVAELEELEKVAEPTAYKIADLLPRDRDELRAIYAQERYALSGDELDEILNIVSKYV
- a CDS encoding DUF655 domain-containing protein, with translation MSDTESGDVTTAVILDYLPHGKSGDDRPSYQKPAIAYALTEATFDLVECTLTEGADLNIGDRVTIKPQDEQVESVTHVEYDDLTGASRAELEYVVRDIVENNEQRFVDFYNDAQPISLRLHQLNLLPGIGKKLRNNILEQRKRGPFESFEELEERVKGLHKPKEVLVERILEELHDDDLKYKAFVRREN
- a CDS encoding 16S ribosomal RNA methyltransferase A is translated as MTNADENSTRAEQTGHRQARALIKRAGVRADTNQDQHFLVDDRVLDRLPSHATEAGIDCSHVLEIGPGAGVLTDRLLAVADKVTAVERDKRFAEFLRREFSDEIEAGKLTLIEGDALDVELPTDVTASISNLPYSVSSELSFRLLPRDIPLILMFQKEFAERMAAEPATDEYGRLSVTAGHYADIEVVESVPKSAFSPPPQVESAIVRAMPRTPEYEVPDDEFFLNFVTAVFTQRRKTMRNAVRNTAHISHLGDPKAVVAAADEELMSMRAGKVTPAQFAELATLAYEVGNPDV
- a CDS encoding mechanosensitive ion channel family protein, whose amino-acid sequence is MSFHTPFLVWLESLFLTPESKIAGTVAVVVGLVVGGLVLRKAGTLLKQRYGSWQVEVAQITVGGALMTGSVLILVSIWGATAQVVSALAVLKLSGEDSVLVLFTVILFITAVALMRALKHLVDKFVDEHDAVTDHQRQMANRTMQVIIFALASLVALSLWGIDIQNLLLGAGFLGLVLGLAARQTLGSALAGFVLLFSRPFEVRDWVEIGDYEGIVTDITIVNTRIRTFDDEYLIIPNDQVTGNEVVNKSRRGRLRVTIDVGVDYETDVDHAVEVTTEAMSGLDEIRSVPSAHAVLKSFGDSAVILELRFWIDNPTARKKWDAQTAVISAVKRAFDAEGIKIPFPQRELMGRSEAGGFRVSDEAPPTTGVAESAPTEAEADGGADDTDADDTEDEQ
- a CDS encoding HemK2/MTQ2 family protein methyltransferase, which produces MKDLAERRGVETEVYQPAEDSQLLAEAAVAHVTPDDVVLEVGTGSGYVAATIEQEVGARVVGCDLNPHACEQAREHGVEAVRMNLTDGFRDGAFDVVVFNPPYLPTDPDEAGDDWMEVALSGGENGREVIDPFLESVGRVLAPDGYVLLLVSTLTNLEAVRDTAAGVGFSAETVHEESYPFERLTVERLSRK